GCCTGAGCGAGGTCATGTATATGGAAATGATCGAGTTTCCCGGCGGCCTCTTTGGTCTGGCCCTCAATCTGGAGGAAACCGAAGTCGGCGTCATTCTCCTGGGGGACAGCCTTCACATCAAAGAAGGGGACGAAGCCAAAACCACCGGCCGCCTCCTCTCCGTTCCCGTTGGCAAAAGTCTCTTTGGTCGGGTCGTGAATGCCCTCGGCCAGCCCATCGATGGCAAGGGCCCGATCGAAAACGAAGCGGAATACCCGGTCGAGAAAATCGCCCCCGGCATCATCAAACGGAAATCGGTCTCGGTTCCCGTCCAGACCGGCATCCTCCCGATCGACGCCATGATCCCGATCGGCCGGGGCCAGCGGGAACTCATCATCGGAGACCGGTCGACCGGCAAAACGACCGTCGCCATCGACACCATCATCTCCCAGGCCCGCCAAAACAAGGCCGCCGAAGAAGGCCAGCTCAAGGATCACAAGCCACTCTACTGCATCTACGTCGTCATCGGCCAAAAGCGTTCGAACGTCGCCCGGATCATCAAAACCCTGGAAGACGCCGGCGCCATGGACTACACCATCGTGGTCTCCGCCTCCGCCTCGGACTCGGCCTCGAACCAATACCTCGCCCCCTACGCTGGGTGCGCCATGGCTGAATACCTCATGGACCAAGGCCTGGACGCCCTCATCGTCTACGATGACCTCTCCAAGCACGCGGTCGCCTACCGCCAAGTCTCCCTCATCCTCCGCCGCCCCTCGGGACGCGAAGCCTACCCGGGAGACGTCTTCTACCTTCACAGCCGTCTCTTGGAGCGCTCCGCCCGCCTCTCCGAGGCCGAAGGAGGCGGTTCTCTCACGGCCCTGCCCATCATCGAAACCCAGGCCGGTGACGTCTCGGCCTACATCCCGACCAATGTGATTTCCATCACCGACGGGCAAATCTTCCTCGACACCGACCTCTTCTACCAGGGCATCCGCCCCGCCATCAACGTCGGCATCTCCGTCTCGCGGGTCGGCTCCGCCGCCCAGACCAAATCCGTCAAGGACGTCTCCGGCACCACCAAACTCGATCTGGCGCAATTCCGGGAACTCCAAGCCTTCGCCCAATTCGGCTCGGACCTCGACGCCGCCACCAAGCAGAAAATCGAGCGGGGCCAGCGCATCGTCGAACTCTTCAAACAGGGCCAATACAATCCCATGGCCATGGAATTGGAAGTCATCTTCCTCTTCGCCATGCAGAATGGCTACTTCGATGACGTGGCCGTCGAGCGAATCAAGGACTGCCAGAGCGCCATGGAAAAATTCTTCGTGGAGCGAAAGCAGGACCTCCTGGCCAAGATCCGCGATGACCAGCCGAGCATGAAAAAGGACAAAGAAACCGTCGACGCGACCAAAGCCGCCCTCGACGAATTCAAAAGCACTTGGAGCTAAGCACTCCGGTCCTGACCCTCCCTCACTGAGATGCCCAGCACCCGCGACATCCGCCGCCGAATCAAGTCGGTCAAGAACACCGCGCAGATCACCCGC
This portion of the Verrucomicrobiota bacterium genome encodes:
- the atpA gene encoding F0F1 ATP synthase subunit alpha, translated to MSTILEELESEINSLATSVTKTNVGTVRSIGDGVAKVEGLSEVMYMEMIEFPGGLFGLALNLEETEVGVILLGDSLHIKEGDEAKTTGRLLSVPVGKSLFGRVVNALGQPIDGKGPIENEAEYPVEKIAPGIIKRKSVSVPVQTGILPIDAMIPIGRGQRELIIGDRSTGKTTVAIDTIISQARQNKAAEEGQLKDHKPLYCIYVVIGQKRSNVARIIKTLEDAGAMDYTIVVSASASDSASNQYLAPYAGCAMAEYLMDQGLDALIVYDDLSKHAVAYRQVSLILRRPSGREAYPGDVFYLHSRLLERSARLSEAEGGGSLTALPIIETQAGDVSAYIPTNVISITDGQIFLDTDLFYQGIRPAINVGISVSRVGSAAQTKSVKDVSGTTKLDLAQFRELQAFAQFGSDLDAATKQKIERGQRIVELFKQGQYNPMAMELEVIFLFAMQNGYFDDVAVERIKDCQSAMEKFFVERKQDLLAKIRDDQPSMKKDKETVDATKAALDEFKSTWS